GCCTCCTGGTCTGCAGGGGTGCACGGGTTGGGCCCTGGGCCCGAGCAGCAGCTGCTCCAGCGACGTGGGCCCCGTCCCCACTTCGGCCCTGGCCGGGCGCCCAGCTCTGCGGCCTCCAGAGACTTGTCCTGGTGGGAAGGACCTCCGACTGTGGGGAGGCCCTTGATGGTACAGATATGTAGGTCGGGGGATGACAGCCACAGGCTGCCTCTTGTGAGACCCAGAGCCGCAGGGGGCCCTGTCCCCGCCAGGTCCAGGCCACGTGACCACCAAGCTGCGGGTTGCAGGGGCCCCATCTAGCAGAGGTAGGAGCTGCAGGGCCCTGTCCTACCCCTTCTTTGATCTGGGCCTTCAGTTCTCTCCCTCTCCATGGGGAGTCTCCACAAAGCCAGGCCTCAGCCAGGACACCACTCCTGTGCGGTAACCAACCAATCACATCTTCATTTTTCTaaagctttattttataaaatgcatataaattacACTGgtaacagtttaaaaattaaattgacatCTTTGCATTCAGCAATCCTGGGTCTGCAGGCAGGAGGAGGGTAGTGGCGAAGGGGTGGCTCACTGAGTGGCTAACCCGTGTAGGGTTCCTCCTCGTCACTGCCGTCGGGCACCGCGTCTGTCCCAAAGTAGCGGTCGCCAAAGTTCCCTGGAGAAAGCAGCAGGCCAGTGTGGTGGGGCCTCCCAGGGCCACCCACCCTGCCCTCATGCACGGCTGAGGGGCTGGGCAGCCTTACCAATGCCTGGGATGATGCGGAAAAGGTCATTAACTCGCTTGTCCACCGCCGTGGTGATGATTCTCACGCGTGGAAATGCATAGGCCACTGAGTGCACGCCCATCTCTGCCATAAGCAGTGACAGCAGAAAGATCTTGTCCTCAGGCACGTCGTGGTCCTGCCGAGTGTACGGGCAGGTCAATCCCACGTCTGCCTGAACCTGGCCCGCCTGCCCAGGGCCCACTCACCAGGAGCACGCGCACTGCCATCATGGCCGCGGCGCCAGTGGACACGGTGCAGTCCATGAGGATCACGTGGTCATCGCTGATGTCCTTGGGCAGCCTTAGGTAGTGGAGCTGCCGGCAGCATGGGTCAGGCTGCAGGTAGGGCTCCCCGCGCCCCCTTGCTAGGagctccccctgccccccacccggGGTCATCGCCCAGGCACCTCAGGCTCCCCGGTGAGCTGGTTGGTCTGGATGAGGATGGTGCCGATGCGCACGTCTTTGCACACGGCGCGCAGCGCGGGCTCCATGGTCTCACCGGCGCGCAGAATGGACACGCCGGTGATCTACGGGGAGGGGAGGCTGAGCGCCCACATCCCGCCCCAGCTGCCTGTCCCGCGTCCAGGTGTGCCCGGGCAGGTACCTGCTTCCCCGCGTAGCACTTGCCCGCGTAGTCCTGCCCCTGCGGGGTCTGCACGACGCAGTCCTGAGGGGAGCAGGGTGAGGGCGCCCGTGAGCACAGGGAGCCCCGCGGCTCCGGGACCCACCTGCCGCCTCGCGGCTACGGACCTGAAAGGGCAGGAAGGAGAGCGCGTGCTCGATGAGCAGCCGCATCAGCCTTTTGGAGTAGAAGATGAACTCGTCGCGACTGGTCTCCTTGTCCCTGTGGGGCCAGCGGTTGAGTGGGCGCACGCGCGCGGGGCGTCCTGTCCCCCACCAGGCGGGCCTTACCTGATGATGGTGTGCATGCCCCGGACCTGCGGCGTGCTCTTCAGGACGCTCAGCGTCCGGGGCAGGGGGTGGCACTGGTGTGCTGAGGCCAGTGCAGCCCTGGGGACAAACCCATTAGGAACACTCAAGAAGGGGTCTTCTCCCACATCCTCCCTCCCCACAGGACGGATGTGCGTCACTGCGAGGGGAACAcgtgggccaggtgcagcaggAGGCGCGGAGCGGGCCTCACGGCTGCCTGGGGCTGACCTGGGGGGGAGATGTCGCCCTCCTGAGCTGCCAGGCAAAGGTGAAAGATGGCGGCCAACAGCCGGGCAGCTCACCATCGGGCAGAAAGCTAGGTGGGTAGGGTGTGAGGGCCCTTCCTGGGCTAAGAGGAAGCAGAAGTGGGCCAGGCACGCGGCGGGCTGACACGTGCAGATAGGTCCGGGAACCCAGAACGGGTGGCTTGGCCCAGCCTCTCCCTGGGGGAACAACTAAGACTTGGTGGGATCAAGCCCCGCCCTGGCTCCTCCCCGAGGTGTTGTGTGGCCTCTCTCGAGACGGGGCTGGGGGCAAAGCTGGCTAGAGCCGCCTGGCTACCCCACCACGCAGCTCAAGCCTGAGGGCGGCCGGGGCAGGAGCAGGTCTAGGGGCAGAGCAGGGGCAGGCAGGAAAAGGGCGGGGCAGAGGCAAGAAAGGGGCGGGACAGGAAGACAGAGCAAAAGGGGGCGGGGCACGAGCAGGAAACGGGCGGGGCAGAAGGTGGGCGGGGCACGAGCAGGGAAGGGGCGGGGCACGGATTTGGGTTTGGCAGGGCAGGAAACGGGCATGGCAGAGAATAGGGAAGAGGTACGGCAGGGGCAAAAAAAGGTGTAAAAGGGGCAGGGTAGGGAATTGGGTGTGGTGGGGACAAAAGGGGAAAGAGGTGGGGCAGGAGCAGGAAGGGGGCGGGTTATGGAAGGGGTGTGGCAGGGGCAGAAAAGGGGCGTGACCGCCGCAGGGAAGGGGGCGGGGCAGGAGCGGGGCTACGGGAAGGCGGGGCACACAGCAAAGGGGCGTGGCAGCcgcaggggaggggcggggccacGGGAAGGCGGGGCACACGGCAGCACCACAGAGCACTGTGCTCACATATCCCAACGGAGCTTCCTCTGCTTGCCAGGTGAAGAGCATGTTCAGGGAGGGAACAAGGCAGGAAACGGGGGtttacagagaaggaagagaacaaagagaaggcTGCTTAGTTGGGGAGCAGGGCGTCCCCGCAGGCCTGAGGAGGAGCGCGGGGTGGGCGGCCACGACCCAGCCCTGCCcggccctccctccttcccccgaGCAAGGCCTCCTGGGGCCGAAGGAGGTGAGTGGGGCCGCAGGCCGACGCTTCCTTGGCTGTCCAGACGATGGACTATGTGTCTGGCTGTGTTCAGGTGTTTTTTCAAGTTTGAAACCCTGGGAACTTTTTTTCTCAGAACAAAAGCTTCAGGAGAAACCTGACGGGACAAGACTTGCGGGTTTCCTGGCCGCCCAGGGGGCCAGAGACTCATGCAGGCACAGGAGGCTGGCGGATGGGCCCTGGAGGCATTTCCAACATTTGGTAAACTCTCTGGAGTGCCCTGAGCGTGAGGGCTCTCCCACCAGATGGCTCCGCGAGGAGCCTCCCAACCCACAGAAGGCGGGGAGAGAAGGTCCCTCATGGCTGAccccctgcccacctgcccttggggaggggtggtgggatgtggcccccacccagcccAAGCTTCTTGCTGCTCCTGTTCCTGCTGACAGCTTCGAGGGCTGTgtggagcagggcagggcaggccccGGGTGGGCAGGAGGACAGGGATGAGGCCCTCCAGCCTCCAACCAGGGAAAGCTCACTGGTCCCGTGAGGCACAGGAGGTACCCCAGGCTCCCTCGAAGCTGGGAAAGGTCTGCAGTCACTGCCCCAAGGGCCTGGCACTGCTGGCTCAGGAGGACAGCTGCGCCCTCTGGTGTCACAGAGCTTCCAGCAAAGTCTGGCCAGGCCGGGGTCAAGACCCTGTGACCCTGGACAAgctacttcacctctctgtgcctcagtgtccttGTCTGCCAGCaaggggaggcagaagcagatcTGGGACCATTCCATACCACCCCTTCTGTGTCTGGGGAAGAGCCGGCTGCCTGCCTGGCTGGATCACAGCCCAGACCCAGGGCTCCCCGCGGGTGTTGGAAATGCCTCCATCTGTGCAGACAGCTGTGAAGTCTTACCTGACGCTGAGTTCACGCTGTGGcagcaacacagggagacacaAGGCAACGGTGACTTGTCAGTGACCAGGGCAGGTGGCCAGGCCACCCCACCCAGGAATGGACATGCTGCAGGCCTGCTGGGACAGGGCCAGCCATGGGGGGTGGCAAGCTTCTAATGGCCTCTAATCTGGGGACCGCTTTGGCCAGATCTGCAGTTCTGGGCTGGGGCAGTCAGAGCAGGACCCTGGGCTCTGGTCCGCAGGCCTCAGGCCTTCAACATCCTGTTAGGAAGTGTGCTCAAGCCGGCCCAGGCTCCCAGGCCCAGCACAGGACCTCTGGTGGGGCGTCACTCCTGGGGTGACCCCCCTGAGAAAGAGAGGAGCCTGGCCTGATGTGGGAGTCAGCAGTGAAACCCCACAGTCCTGGGCCAGCAGGTCATCCCTGTCATTCCCCAAAGCTCAGGCTGGGTGTGCTGAGTGAGCTGCACCTGTACCCCCACCCCGGCTTCCTCAGGGAACCCAGGCCCTGCACGGTGCAATGAGCTTGGGTCTGGGCCGGACGATCAGGCTGACCAAGCAGGCTCAGGACACTCGGGGCTGGCACCGACGGGATGGTGAATGCAGGGGGATGGGGTGAGCAGGCCATTGAAGGCGGTGGCAGCGGAGAAGCAAGCAGCACGATGGGCTTGGGCCCGGGGGTCGTGGGCAGGCCACTCACCTCCTCTAGCTGGCTGTGCACATGCTGCACGATCAGATCGATGGCTACCGTGTTGCCACTCCCTGGGGCGGGACGGGGGAGAGTGACTGGGGGCCGGACCGTTGGCCTGCCCGACGCCCGCCCGACAGGTGGCCCAGGAGGCTCACCTCTGGGCACCACGATGTCTGCCAGGCGCATGGTGGGCTGGATGTACTGGTCGAAGGCCGGCTTGACAAACTTGTTGTACTGCTTGATGACACCCTCGATGTCCCGGCCACGCTCACTGATGTCCCGGCGCAGCCGCCGCACCAGGCGGATGTCAGAGTCCGTGTCCACGAAGATCTTCATGTCCAGGAGCTGGTGGAGACGGCGAGCCAGTGTGCGGCCGGTGAGGGCACCCTGGCAGGTGGGGATGTCTGGGGGTGGGGCTTAGGTGAAGAGGCATGGCATGGTGGCTGGCTAAGGAGTCAGGCGGGAATGGGGCTGGGCACACACGATCCCCTTTGCTTGAGGAaactcacacagacacactggAAGAGGGGGTATGGTGAGTTTAGGGTCCGTCCGCACGCTCAGCAGAGTTGGCCCCTGAGAGGCCTTGTGGGGGCCAGGGGCTGCTATGTGCTGGACAGTGGGGTCCTCTAGGCCTGTGCCAGGGGCAGGACCTGGGGCCTGGGGTCAGGCCAACCTGAGTCACACTCAGCTCTGTCCTGAAGGCCCCTGTGACCTATAGCAAAGTTTCAAACGCACCAGCCCTGGGTCCCCACCTGTCCCTCAGGACCACAGCAGGGGACAAGAATGACAACATGCCAGGTGTGAGCACGGCCTCAGACACAGGAGAGGAAACCACTGCCCTAGGCAGCTATGCTCTGCCTCGTGGGGCCAGCAGAGGGCCCCAGCTGTGCCATGCCTGGGGTCGaggttggggtggggagtggcTGGCCTAGGCCTATAAAGTGTGGAGGCCTTGGGGACGAGGCAGGAGGACACA
This is a stretch of genomic DNA from Saimiri boliviensis isolate mSaiBol1 chromosome 9, mSaiBol1.pri, whole genome shotgun sequence. It encodes these proteins:
- the UCKL1 gene encoding uridine-cytidine kinase-like 1 isoform X10, yielding MSSPPAYPGIRISGCRALGAEGSNAESLDRLLPPVGAGRSPRKRTTSQCKSEPPLLRTSKRTIYTAGRPPWYNEHGTQSKEAFAIGLGGGSASGKTTVARMIIEALDVPWVVLLSMDSFYKVLTEQQQEQAAHNNFNFDHPDAFDFDLIISTLKKLKQGKSVKVPIYDFTTHSRKKDWKTLYGANVIIFEGIMAFADKTLLEGALTGRTLARRLHQLLDMKIFVDTDSDIRLVRRLRRDISERGRDIEGVIKQYNKFVKPAFDQYIQPTMRLADIVVPRGSGNTVAIDLIVQHVHSQLEEQRKLRWDMAALASAHQCHPLPRTLSVLKSTPQVRGMHTIIRDKETSRDEFIFYSKRLMRLLIEHALSFLPFQDCVVQTPQGQDYAGKCYAGKQITGVSILRAGETMEPALRAVCKDVRIGTILIQTNQLTGEPELHYLRLPKDISDDHVILMDCTVSTGAAAMMAVRVLLDHDVPEDKIFLLSLLMAEMGVHSVAYAFPRVRIITTAVDKRVNDLFRIIPGIGNFGDRYFGTDAVPDGSDEEEPYTG
- the UCKL1 gene encoding uridine-cytidine kinase-like 1 isoform X6 — protein: MAAPPARADAAPSAASPPAARDPPGRQAEKSETACEDRSNAESLDRLLPPVGAGRSPRKRTTSQCKSEPPLLRTSKRTIYTAGRPPWYNEHGTQSKEAFAIGLGGGSASGKTTVARMIIEALDVPWVVLLSMDSFYKVLTEQQQEQAAHNNFNFDHPDAFDFDLIISTLKKLKQGKSVKVPIYDFTTHSRKKDWKTLYGANVIIFEGIMAFADKTLLELLDMKIFVDTDSDIRLVRRLRRDISERGRDIEGVIKQYNKFVKPAFDQYIQPTMRLADIVVPRGSGNTVAIDLIVQHVHSQLEERKLRWDMAALASAHQCHPLPRTLSVLKSTPQVRGMHTIIRDKETSRDEFIFYSKRLMRLLIEHALSFLPFQDCVVQTPQGQDYAGKCYAGKQITGVSILRAGETMEPALRAVCKDVRIGTILIQTNQLTGEPELHYLRLPKDISDDHVILMDCTVSTGAAAMMAVRVLLDHDVPEDKIFLLSLLMAEMGVHSVAYAFPRVRIITTAVDKRVNDLFRIIPGIGNFGDRYFGTDAVPDGSDEEEPYTG
- the UCKL1 gene encoding uridine-cytidine kinase-like 1 isoform X8, which translates into the protein MAAPPARADAAPSAASPPAARDPPGRQAEKSETACEDRSNAESLDRLLPPVGAGRSPRKRTTSQCKSEPPLLRTSKRTIYTAGRPPWYNEHGTQSKEAFAIGLGGGSASGKTTVARMIIEALDVPWVVLLSMDSFYKVLTEQQQEQAAHNNFNFDHPDAFDFDLIISTLKKLKQGKSVKVPIYDFTTHSRKKDWKTLYGANVIIFEGIMAFADKTLLELLDMKIFVDTDSDIRLVRRLRRDISERGRDIEGVIKQYNKFVKPAFDQYIQPTMRLADIVVPRGSGNTVAIDLIVQHVHSQLEERELSVRAALASAHQCHPLPRTLSVLKSTPQVRGMHTIIRDKETSRDEFIFYSKRLMRLLIEHALSFLPFQDCVVQTPQGQDYAGKCYAGKQITGVSILRAGETMEPALRAVCKDVRIGTILIQTNQLTGEPELHYLRLPKDISDDHVILMDCTVSTGAAAMMAVRVLLDHDVPEDKIFLLSLLMAEMGVHSVAYAFPRVRIITTAVDKRVNDLFRIIPGIGNFGDRYFGTDAVPDGSDEEEPYTG
- the UCKL1 gene encoding uridine-cytidine kinase-like 1 isoform X2; amino-acid sequence: MAAPPARADAAPSAASPPAARDPPGRQAEKSETACEDRSNAESLDRLLPPVGAGRSPRKRTTSQCKSEPPLLRTSKRTIYTAGRPPWYNEHGTQSKEAFAIGLGGGSASGKTTVARMIIEALDVPWVVLLSMDSFYKVLTEQQQEQAAHNNFNFDHPDAFDFDLIISTLKKLKQGKSVKVPIYDFTTHSRKKDWKTLYGANVIIFEGIMAFADKTLLEGALTGRTLARRLHQLLDMKIFVDTDSDIRLVRRLRRDISERGRDIEGVIKQYNKFVKPAFDQYIQPTMRLADIVVPRGSGNTVAIDLIVQHVHSQLEERKLRWDMAALASAHQCHPLPRTLSVLKSTPQVRGMHTIIRDKETSRDEFIFYSKRLMRLLIEHALSFLPFQDCVVQTPQGQDYAGKCYAGKQITGVSILRAGETMEPALRAVCKDVRIGTILIQTNQLTGEPELHYLRLPKDISDDHVILMDCTVSTGAAAMMAVRVLLDHDVPEDKIFLLSLLMAEMGVHSVAYAFPRVRIITTAVDKRVNDLFRIIPGIGNFGDRYFGTDAVPDGSDEEEPYTG
- the UCKL1 gene encoding uridine-cytidine kinase-like 1 isoform X3 gives rise to the protein MAAPPARADAAPSAASPPAARDPPGRQAEKSETACEDRNAESLDRLLPPVGAGRSPRKRTTSQCKSEPPLLRTSKRTIYTAGRPPWYNEHGTQSKEAFAIGLGGGSASGKTTVARMIIEALDVPWVVLLSMDSFYKVLTEQQQEQAAHNNFNFDHPDAFDFDLIISTLKKLKQGKSVKVPIYDFTTHSRKKDWKTLYGANVIIFEGIMAFADKTLLEGALTGRTLARRLHQLLDMKIFVDTDSDIRLVRRLRRDISERGRDIEGVIKQYNKFVKPAFDQYIQPTMRLADIVVPRGSGNTVAIDLIVQHVHSQLEEQRKLRWDMAALASAHQCHPLPRTLSVLKSTPQVRGMHTIIRDKETSRDEFIFYSKRLMRLLIEHALSFLPFQDCVVQTPQGQDYAGKCYAGKQITGVSILRAGETMEPALRAVCKDVRIGTILIQTNQLTGEPELHYLRLPKDISDDHVILMDCTVSTGAAAMMAVRVLLDHDVPEDKIFLLSLLMAEMGVHSVAYAFPRVRIITTAVDKRVNDLFRIIPGIGNFGDRYFGTDAVPDGSDEEEPYTG
- the UCKL1 gene encoding uridine-cytidine kinase-like 1 isoform X7, with amino-acid sequence MSSPPAYPGIRISGCRALGAEGSSNAESLDRLLPPVGAGRSPRKRTTSQCKSEPPLLRTSKRTIYTAGRPPWYNEHGTQSKEAFAIGLGGGSASGKTTVARMIIEALDVPWVVLLSMDSFYKVLTEQQQEQAAHNNFNFDHPDAFDFDLIISTLKKLKQGKSVKVPIYDFTTHSRKKDWKTLYGANVIIFEGIMAFADKTLLEGALTGRTLARRLHQLLDMKIFVDTDSDIRLVRRLRRDISERGRDIEGVIKQYNKFVKPAFDQYIQPTMRLADIVVPRGSGNTVAIDLIVQHVHSQLEEQRKLRWDMAALASAHQCHPLPRTLSVLKSTPQVRGMHTIIRDKETSRDEFIFYSKRLMRLLIEHALSFLPFQDCVVQTPQGQDYAGKCYAGKQITGVSILRAGETMEPALRAVCKDVRIGTILIQTNQLTGEPELHYLRLPKDISDDHVILMDCTVSTGAAAMMAVRVLLDHDVPEDKIFLLSLLMAEMGVHSVAYAFPRVRIITTAVDKRVNDLFRIIPGIGNFGDRYFGTDAVPDGSDEEEPYTG
- the UCKL1 gene encoding uridine-cytidine kinase-like 1 isoform X12, producing MSSPPAYPGIRISGCRALGAEGSSNAESLDRLLPPVGAGRSPRKRTTSQCKSEPPLLRTSKRTIYTAGRPPWYNEHGTQSKEAFAIGLGGGSASGKTTVARMIIEALDVPWVVLLSMDSFYKVLTEQQQEQAAHNNFNFDHPDAFDFDLIISTLKKLKQGKSVKVPIYDFTTHSRKKDWKTLYGANVIIFEGIMAFADKTLLELLDMKIFVDTDSDIRLVRRLRRDISERGRDIEGVIKQYNKFVKPAFDQYIQPTMRLADIVVPRGSGNTVAIDLIVQHVHSQLEERELSVRAALASAHQCHPLPRTLSVLKSTPQVRGMHTIIRDKETSRDEFIFYSKRLMRLLIEHALSFLPFQDCVVQTPQGQDYAGKCYAGKQITGVSILRAGETMEPALRAVCKDVRIGTILIQTNQLTGEPELHYLRLPKDISDDHVILMDCTVSTGAAAMMAVRVLLDHDVPEDKIFLLSLLMAEMGVHSVAYAFPRVRIITTAVDKRVNDLFRIIPGIGNFGDRYFGTDAVPDGSDEEEPYTG
- the UCKL1 gene encoding uridine-cytidine kinase-like 1 isoform X4, translating into MAAPPARADAAPSAASPPAARDPPGRQAEKSETACEDRSNAESLDRLLPPVGAGRSPRKRTTSQCKSEPPLLRTSKRTIYTAGRPPWYNEHGTQSKEAFAIGLGGGSASGKTTVARMIIEALDVPWVVLLSMDSFYKVLTEQQQEQAAHNNFNFDHPDAFDFDLIISTLKKLKQGKSVKVPIYDFTTHSRKKDWKTLYGANVIIFEGIMAFADKTLLEGALTGRTLARRLHQLLDMKIFVDTDSDIRLVRRLRRDISERGRDIEGVIKQYNKFVKPAFDQYIQPTMRLADIVVPRGSGNTVAIDLIVQHVHSQLEERELSVRAALASAHQCHPLPRTLSVLKSTPQVRGMHTIIRDKETSRDEFIFYSKRLMRLLIEHALSFLPFQDCVVQTPQGQDYAGKCYAGKQITGVSILRAGETMEPALRAVCKDVRIGTILIQTNQLTGEPELHYLRLPKDISDDHVILMDCTVSTGAAAMMAVRVLLDHDVPEDKIFLLSLLMAEMGVHSVAYAFPRVRIITTAVDKRVNDLFRIIPGIGNFGDRYFGTDAVPDGSDEEEPYTG
- the UCKL1 gene encoding uridine-cytidine kinase-like 1 isoform X15; the encoded protein is MSSPPAYPGIRISGCRALGAEGSNAESLDRLLPPVGAGRSPRKRTTSQCKSEPPLLRTSKRTIYTAGRPPWYNEHGTQSKEAFAIGLGGGSASGKTTVARMIIEALDVPWVVLLSMDSFYKVLTEQQQEQAAHNNFNFDHPDAFDFDLIISTLKKLKQGKSVKVPIYDFTTHSRKKDWKTLYGANVIIFEGIMAFADKTLLELLDMKIFVDTDSDIRLVRRLRRDISERGRDIEGVIKQYNKFVKPAFDQYIQPTMRLADIVVPRGSGNTVAIDLIVQHVHSQLEERELSVRAALASAHQCHPLPRTLSVLKSTPQVRGMHTIIRDKETSRDEFIFYSKRLMRLLIEHALSFLPFQDCVVQTPQGQDYAGKCYAGKQITGVSILRAGETMEPALRAVCKDVRIGTILIQTNQLTGEPELHYLRLPKDISDDHVILMDCTVSTGAAAMMAVRVLLDHDVPEDKIFLLSLLMAEMGVHSVAYAFPRVRIITTAVDKRVNDLFRIIPGIGNFGDRYFGTDAVPDGSDEEEPYTG
- the UCKL1 gene encoding uridine-cytidine kinase-like 1 isoform X11, producing MAAPPARADAAPSAASPPAARDPPGRQAEKSETACEDRNAESLDRLLPPVGAGRSPRKRTTSQCKSEPPLLRTSKRTIYTAGRPPWYNEHGTQSKEAFAIGLGGGSASGKTTVARMIIEALDVPWVVLLSMDSFYKVLTEQQQEQAAHNNFNFDHPDAFDFDLIISTLKKLKQGKSVKVPIYDFTTHSRKKDWKTLYGANVIIFEGIMAFADKTLLELLDMKIFVDTDSDIRLVRRLRRDISERGRDIEGVIKQYNKFVKPAFDQYIQPTMRLADIVVPRGSGNTVAIDLIVQHVHSQLEERELSVRAALASAHQCHPLPRTLSVLKSTPQVRGMHTIIRDKETSRDEFIFYSKRLMRLLIEHALSFLPFQDCVVQTPQGQDYAGKCYAGKQITGVSILRAGETMEPALRAVCKDVRIGTILIQTNQLTGEPELHYLRLPKDISDDHVILMDCTVSTGAAAMMAVRVLLDHDVPEDKIFLLSLLMAEMGVHSVAYAFPRVRIITTAVDKRVNDLFRIIPGIGNFGDRYFGTDAVPDGSDEEEPYTG
- the UCKL1 gene encoding uridine-cytidine kinase-like 1 isoform X9 produces the protein MAAPPARADAAPSAASPPAARDPPGRQAEKSETACEDRNAESLDRLLPPVGAGRSPRKRTTSQCKSEPPLLRTSKRTIYTAGRPPWYNEHGTQSKEAFAIGLGGGSASGKTTVARMIIEALDVPWVVLLSMDSFYKVLTEQQQEQAAHNNFNFDHPDAFDFDLIISTLKKLKQGKSVKVPIYDFTTHSRKKDWKTLYGANVIIFEGIMAFADKTLLELLDMKIFVDTDSDIRLVRRLRRDISERGRDIEGVIKQYNKFVKPAFDQYIQPTMRLADIVVPRGSGNTVAIDLIVQHVHSQLEERKLRWDMAALASAHQCHPLPRTLSVLKSTPQVRGMHTIIRDKETSRDEFIFYSKRLMRLLIEHALSFLPFQDCVVQTPQGQDYAGKCYAGKQITGVSILRAGETMEPALRAVCKDVRIGTILIQTNQLTGEPELHYLRLPKDISDDHVILMDCTVSTGAAAMMAVRVLLDHDVPEDKIFLLSLLMAEMGVHSVAYAFPRVRIITTAVDKRVNDLFRIIPGIGNFGDRYFGTDAVPDGSDEEEPYTG
- the UCKL1 gene encoding uridine-cytidine kinase-like 1 isoform X1, with the translated sequence MAAPPARADAAPSAASPPAARDPPGRQAEKSETACEDRSNAESLDRLLPPVGAGRSPRKRTTSQCKSEPPLLRTSKRTIYTAGRPPWYNEHGTQSKEAFAIGLGGGSASGKTTVARMIIEALDVPWVVLLSMDSFYKVLTEQQQEQAAHNNFNFDHPDAFDFDLIISTLKKLKQGKSVKVPIYDFTTHSRKKDWKTLYGANVIIFEGIMAFADKTLLEGALTGRTLARRLHQLLDMKIFVDTDSDIRLVRRLRRDISERGRDIEGVIKQYNKFVKPAFDQYIQPTMRLADIVVPRGSGNTVAIDLIVQHVHSQLEEQRKLRWDMAALASAHQCHPLPRTLSVLKSTPQVRGMHTIIRDKETSRDEFIFYSKRLMRLLIEHALSFLPFQDCVVQTPQGQDYAGKCYAGKQITGVSILRAGETMEPALRAVCKDVRIGTILIQTNQLTGEPELHYLRLPKDISDDHVILMDCTVSTGAAAMMAVRVLLDHDVPEDKIFLLSLLMAEMGVHSVAYAFPRVRIITTAVDKRVNDLFRIIPGIGNFGDRYFGTDAVPDGSDEEEPYTG
- the UCKL1 gene encoding uridine-cytidine kinase-like 1 isoform X5; protein product: MAAPPARADAAPSAASPPAARDPPGRQAEKSETACEDRSNAESLDRLLPPVGAGRSPRKRTTSQCKSEPPLLRTSKRTIYTAGRPPWYNEHGTQSKEAFAIGLGGGSASGKTTVARMIIEALDVPWVVLLSMDSFYKVLTEQQQEQAAHNNFNFDHPDAFDFDLIISTLKKLKQGKSVKVPIYDFTTHSRKKDWKTLYGANVIIFEGIMAFADKTLLELLDMKIFVDTDSDIRLVRRLRRDISERGRDIEGVIKQYNKFVKPAFDQYIQPTMRLADIVVPRGSGNTVAIDLIVQHVHSQLEEQRKLRWDMAALASAHQCHPLPRTLSVLKSTPQVRGMHTIIRDKETSRDEFIFYSKRLMRLLIEHALSFLPFQDCVVQTPQGQDYAGKCYAGKQITGVSILRAGETMEPALRAVCKDVRIGTILIQTNQLTGEPELHYLRLPKDISDDHVILMDCTVSTGAAAMMAVRVLLDHDVPEDKIFLLSLLMAEMGVHSVAYAFPRVRIITTAVDKRVNDLFRIIPGIGNFGDRYFGTDAVPDGSDEEEPYTG
- the UCKL1 gene encoding uridine-cytidine kinase-like 1 isoform X13 encodes the protein MSSPPAYPGIRISGCRALGAEGSNAESLDRLLPPVGAGRSPRKRTTSQCKSEPPLLRTSKRTIYTAGRPPWYNEHGTQSKEAFAIGLGGGSASGKTTVARMIIEALDVPWVVLLSMDSFYKVLTEQQQEQAAHNNFNFDHPDAFDFDLIISTLKKLKQGKSVKVPIYDFTTHSRKKDWKTLYGANVIIFEGIMAFADKTLLELLDMKIFVDTDSDIRLVRRLRRDISERGRDIEGVIKQYNKFVKPAFDQYIQPTMRLADIVVPRGSGNTVAIDLIVQHVHSQLEERKLRWDMAALASAHQCHPLPRTLSVLKSTPQVRGMHTIIRDKETSRDEFIFYSKRLMRLLIEHALSFLPFQDCVVQTPQGQDYAGKCYAGKQITGVSILRAGETMEPALRAVCKDVRIGTILIQTNQLTGEPELHYLRLPKDISDDHVILMDCTVSTGAAAMMAVRVLLDHDVPEDKIFLLSLLMAEMGVHSVAYAFPRVRIITTAVDKRVNDLFRIIPGIGNFGDRYFGTDAVPDGSDEEEPYTG
- the UCKL1 gene encoding uridine-cytidine kinase-like 1 isoform X14; translation: MGQANTSSNAESLDRLLPPVGAGRSPRKRTTSQCKSEPPLLRTSKRTIYTAGRPPWYNEHGTQSKEAFAIGLGGGSASGKTTVARMIIEALDVPWVVLLSMDSFYKVLTEQQQEQAAHNNFNFDHPDAFDFDLIISTLKKLKQGKSVKVPIYDFTTHSRKKDWKTLYGANVIIFEGIMAFADKTLLEGALTGRTLARRLHQLLDMKIFVDTDSDIRLVRRLRRDISERGRDIEGVIKQYNKFVKPAFDQYIQPTMRLADIVVPRGSGNTVAIDLIVQHVHSQLEEQRKLRWDMAALASAHQCHPLPRTLSVLKSTPQVRGMHTIIRDKETSRDEFIFYSKRLMRLLIEHALSFLPFQDCVVQTPQGQDYAGKCYAGKQITGVSILRAGETMEPALRAVCKDVRIGTILIQTNQLTGEPELHYLRLPKDISDDHVILMDCTVSTGAAAMMAVRVLLDHDVPEDKIFLLSLLMAEMGVHSVAYAFPRVRIITTAVDKRVNDLFRIIPGIGNFGDRYFGTDAVPDGSDEEEPYTG